In Maridesulfovibrio ferrireducens, the following are encoded in one genomic region:
- the tnpB gene encoding IS66 family insertion sequence element accessory protein TnpB (TnpB, as the term is used for proteins encoded by IS66 family insertion elements, is considered an accessory protein, since TnpC, encoded by a neighboring gene, is a DDE family transposase.), giving the protein MLPFDSKSQVFIVLGATDMRKAVNGLSLMVEDHLDLKLFTGNFFVFCNRGRTIIKVLYWDNNGFCLWQKRLEKHRFFWPESELEVLEFSSRQLRWLLEGLDPVQTRGHSSLSYSTIL; this is encoded by the coding sequence ATGCTCCCGTTTGATTCCAAATCGCAGGTATTTATTGTGCTCGGCGCAACCGACATGCGCAAAGCCGTTAACGGACTTTCGTTAATGGTGGAGGATCATTTGGATCTTAAGCTGTTTACGGGTAACTTCTTTGTCTTTTGCAATCGCGGACGCACGATAATCAAGGTTTTATACTGGGATAACAACGGATTCTGTCTTTGGCAGAAACGTCTTGAAAAGCACCGTTTTTTCTGGCCTGAATCGGAACTGGAAGTGCTTGAATTTAGCTCTCGGCAGTTGCGTTGGTTGCTTGAAGGTCTTGATCCTGTCCAAACTCGGGGGCACTCCTCGCTGAGCTATTCTACTATTCTTTAA
- a CDS encoding IS66 family transposase: MDKALLPDDFEKLKELILQQNRLLAEKDIAIADKEAVIADKSAVIEELSEQVRLLKALAFAKKSEMVKKPAKDEYQYSLFDEAEFVCELPSSESEPEIVQVPAHCRAKKGRKHISESIPREEIIHDIPAEEKICACGCELTRIGEVVSEKLDYVPAQIRVLRHIRPKYACKKCEGTESNGPAVKIAPMPPQLIRQGIVTPGLLAHILINKFCDGLPFYRQNRMFERLGIEISRSTMSNWTVLAAQRCGLLMELMYEHLRCGGIINLDETPVQVLKEPGRENTTKSYMWVACRSGTKPAILFHYAPSRAGKIAAEIVGNFKGILQTDGYAGYNALGGSEGIVHAGCLVHVRRKFMDVLKAGSKKKKGTASTVIDLIAKLYRLESRARKDVFSPEEILNMRTEKARPLLNKIHEIILKSFGSVPPTSLLGKALSYALGQWPRITVYLENPTLTPDNNIAENAIRPFAVGRKNWLFSGSPRGAEASATFYSLIESAKTNNLNPADYLCELFEKLPHAQCRAELEELMPWNIADNAEIK; encoded by the coding sequence ATGGACAAAGCACTTCTCCCCGATGATTTTGAAAAGCTGAAAGAGCTTATTTTGCAACAAAATCGACTGCTTGCAGAGAAGGATATAGCGATTGCGGATAAGGAAGCTGTGATTGCTGATAAAAGCGCTGTCATTGAGGAATTATCAGAGCAGGTGCGTCTCCTCAAGGCCCTCGCCTTTGCCAAGAAATCGGAAATGGTAAAGAAGCCCGCAAAAGACGAGTATCAGTATTCCCTTTTTGACGAAGCTGAGTTCGTTTGCGAACTCCCTTCGTCCGAATCAGAGCCGGAAATCGTACAGGTTCCGGCACATTGCCGTGCTAAAAAAGGCCGTAAACATATTTCCGAGTCCATTCCCCGCGAAGAAATTATCCATGACATTCCCGCTGAAGAAAAAATCTGTGCTTGCGGCTGTGAATTAACACGCATCGGTGAGGTCGTCAGCGAGAAACTCGACTACGTACCTGCCCAAATACGGGTTCTGCGGCACATCCGTCCCAAGTATGCCTGCAAAAAATGTGAGGGAACCGAAAGCAACGGCCCGGCCGTAAAAATCGCTCCGATGCCTCCTCAGCTGATCCGGCAAGGCATTGTCACTCCGGGACTGCTAGCGCATATTTTAATTAATAAATTTTGCGATGGACTCCCTTTCTATCGTCAGAACAGGATGTTTGAACGGTTGGGAATTGAGATTTCGCGCTCCACCATGTCGAACTGGACAGTGTTGGCGGCACAGCGATGCGGCCTGCTCATGGAACTAATGTACGAACATTTGCGCTGCGGCGGGATCATCAATCTTGATGAGACTCCAGTGCAAGTGCTCAAGGAACCGGGCCGGGAAAACACGACAAAATCATACATGTGGGTGGCCTGCAGGAGCGGGACAAAACCGGCAATCCTGTTTCATTACGCACCGAGCCGCGCAGGTAAAATAGCCGCTGAGATTGTCGGTAATTTTAAGGGAATTCTGCAAACCGATGGCTATGCCGGATACAATGCTCTCGGTGGTTCCGAAGGAATTGTTCATGCGGGTTGCCTTGTACACGTACGTCGAAAATTTATGGATGTCCTTAAAGCCGGATCGAAAAAGAAAAAAGGCACTGCGTCGACCGTGATTGATTTGATCGCGAAACTTTATAGGCTGGAAAGTCGGGCACGCAAGGATGTATTTTCTCCGGAAGAAATTTTGAATATGCGAACTGAAAAGGCTCGTCCGCTTCTTAATAAAATTCACGAAATAATTTTAAAATCATTCGGGTCGGTACCTCCGACAAGTCTTTTAGGTAAAGCACTTTCATACGCTTTGGGACAATGGCCACGGATTACGGTTTATCTTGAAAATCCGACACTCACTCCCGATAACAATATCGCTGAAAATGCTATCCGTCCTTTCGCTGTGGGCCGGAAAAACTGGCTATTCAGTGGTTCTCCGCGAGGAGCCGAGGCCAGCGCGACATTCTACAGTCTTATCGAAAGCGCCAAAACCAATAATCTTAATCCTGCTGACTACCTCTGCGAACTCTTCGAAAAGCTTCCTCATGCACAATGCCGTGCCGAATTGGAAGAACTCATGCCATGGAATATCGCAGATAACGCCGAAATAAAATAA